A portion of the Pseudarthrobacter defluvii genome contains these proteins:
- a CDS encoding glycosyltransferase — protein MSAKETVRVSVCMATYNGQDYVAEQIASILDQLSPDDELVVVDDASKDATTDVVRRIKDPRIILLPSGENQGYVASFEKAIAASRGAYIMLSDQDDVWIPGRLDKLLKALQTKAFAASNFTVFGGPANKLQKVQLKEADSRRWLANLVTTWIGIRPYYGCTMAFRADAKRLILPFPSFLTETHDQWIAIVANLNREMAHVESATVARRLHEQNTTPKSRRPVSVIIRARVMLLRAFFVALSRKLQTR, from the coding sequence ATGAGCGCAAAAGAAACTGTCCGGGTATCTGTCTGCATGGCCACCTACAACGGCCAGGATTACGTTGCGGAGCAAATAGCGTCCATCCTCGACCAACTTTCGCCGGATGATGAACTCGTCGTCGTTGACGATGCCTCCAAGGATGCAACGACCGACGTCGTCCGCAGGATCAAGGATCCGCGCATAATCCTCCTTCCGAGCGGGGAAAATCAGGGCTACGTTGCCAGCTTCGAGAAGGCTATCGCGGCGAGCAGAGGGGCCTACATTATGCTCTCTGACCAGGACGACGTCTGGATACCCGGGCGGCTGGACAAACTGCTGAAGGCCCTGCAAACCAAGGCATTCGCGGCAAGCAATTTCACCGTGTTCGGCGGCCCTGCCAACAAATTGCAGAAAGTGCAATTGAAGGAGGCCGACAGCAGGCGGTGGCTAGCCAACCTGGTCACCACGTGGATCGGCATCCGGCCCTACTACGGCTGCACCATGGCTTTCCGCGCCGACGCGAAACGGCTCATTCTTCCTTTCCCGTCGTTTCTGACTGAAACGCATGACCAGTGGATAGCAATCGTGGCGAACCTGAACCGGGAAATGGCACACGTGGAATCTGCCACCGTGGCACGCCGTTTGCACGAGCAAAACACCACACCCAAATCGCGACGGCCCGTCTCCGTTATCATCCGGGCAAGGGTCATGCTGCTCCGTGCCTTCTTCGTTGCCCTAAGTCGAAAGCTCCAGACCCGATGA
- a CDS encoding ABC transporter ATP-binding protein gives MVKAIEVSDISKQFVLRHTRSIKEAVVWLIKGRKGDLSEKFHALKNVSLDVEAGETVALLGLNGSGKSTLLKHISGVMLPDTGTVKTRGRVAGLIEVGAGFHPDLSGRDNVFLNGAILGMTEQQIKERFDAIVEFSEIGQFIDTEVKFYSSGMYLRLAFSVAVHTDPEVFLIDEILAVGDEPFQRKCIDKIQELAHEGKTLVVVSHDLDLVSRICDRGILMEHGNVKFDGPIHEAVSILRA, from the coding sequence GTGGTCAAGGCAATTGAAGTTTCGGATATCAGCAAGCAGTTTGTCCTGCGCCACACACGGTCCATCAAGGAAGCCGTCGTTTGGCTCATAAAGGGGCGCAAGGGAGATCTTTCCGAGAAGTTCCACGCCCTGAAGAACGTATCTCTTGACGTCGAGGCAGGGGAGACCGTGGCGCTCCTGGGCCTGAACGGTTCGGGCAAGTCCACTTTGCTGAAGCACATTTCGGGAGTCATGCTTCCCGACACCGGAACGGTAAAGACGAGGGGCCGGGTTGCCGGACTTATCGAAGTAGGTGCCGGCTTCCACCCCGACCTCTCCGGGCGGGACAACGTGTTCCTCAACGGTGCCATCCTGGGAATGACTGAGCAGCAAATTAAGGAGAGGTTCGACGCTATTGTCGAGTTTTCCGAGATCGGCCAGTTCATTGATACCGAGGTCAAGTTCTATTCTTCAGGGATGTACCTGCGCCTGGCTTTTTCGGTTGCTGTGCACACAGACCCGGAAGTCTTCCTGATCGACGAGATCCTCGCGGTGGGTGACGAGCCTTTCCAGCGCAAATGCATCGATAAGATCCAGGAACTGGCGCACGAGGGAAAGACACTCGTTGTGGTGAGCCACGACTTGGACCTCGTTTCCCGCATCTGCGACCGGGGAATCCTGATGGAGCACGGTAACGTGAAATTCGATGGACCCATCCATGAGGCCGTCTCGATTTTGAGGGCCTGA
- a CDS encoding DUF2304 domain-containing protein has protein sequence MATLVGFIFVLVILLIIFEMLRRRHLREKYAVLWIIIGIGVLILVAFPQLLFWASGLLGVQVPSNLLFAMALLLLVLVCLHLSFEQSQAEDEIRVLAEEVGILRLKMQELETGRAGNQSAPGGDVRGVGKPPETTA, from the coding sequence ATGGCCACCCTCGTTGGCTTTATCTTTGTGCTGGTCATCCTGCTCATCATTTTCGAGATGCTCCGCCGCCGGCACCTGCGGGAAAAGTACGCTGTGCTTTGGATCATCATAGGCATCGGCGTTCTCATCCTGGTTGCCTTCCCACAGCTTCTGTTCTGGGCCAGTGGCCTGCTCGGCGTGCAGGTACCTTCCAATCTGCTTTTCGCGATGGCGCTGCTGCTGCTCGTTCTGGTCTGCCTGCACCTTTCCTTCGAACAGTCCCAAGCAGAGGATGAGATCCGGGTCCTGGCTGAGGAAGTGGGAATTCTTCGCCTCAAGATGCAGGAACTGGAGACCGGCAGGGCCGGGAACCAATCTGCACCGGGCGGTGACGTTCGCGGAGTCGGGAAACCGCCTGAAACCACTGCCTGA
- a CDS encoding glycosyltransferase family 2 protein codes for MAIDVLLPYYGDVDLMKLAAQSVMSQQFEDWRLIVVDDGFPSPEPQRWFESISDPRVTYQKNETNLGANGNYRKALELADAPIVVVMGADDIMLPNYLSVVSNAFEAFPQASVVQPGVQVIDEKGRACSPLVDIVKKVYAPSTKEPVLLQGEKMATSLVRADWAYFPSLAWRTDVIRRIGFTEGLHVVQDLALLLDIAAENGSMVVDPTLAFLYRRHSASDSSVKALDGRRFDEERAFFEGQARRFRELGWQRTARAAAFHTTSRLNAATLVARSLAVGKTDSLPRLLKHVVS; via the coding sequence ATGGCCATTGACGTATTGCTTCCCTACTATGGGGATGTCGACCTGATGAAACTCGCTGCCCAGAGTGTCATGAGCCAGCAGTTCGAAGACTGGCGCCTCATTGTGGTGGATGACGGGTTTCCAAGCCCGGAACCCCAGCGTTGGTTCGAATCCATCTCCGATCCCCGGGTGACGTACCAGAAGAACGAAACGAACCTTGGTGCCAACGGTAATTACCGCAAAGCGCTGGAATTGGCCGATGCGCCGATCGTGGTCGTTATGGGTGCTGACGACATCATGCTGCCCAACTACTTGTCCGTCGTTTCCAATGCCTTCGAGGCCTTCCCGCAGGCCAGCGTGGTCCAGCCCGGCGTGCAGGTGATTGACGAGAAGGGCCGCGCCTGCTCACCCCTTGTCGACATCGTGAAAAAGGTCTACGCGCCGAGCACGAAGGAACCGGTTCTCCTTCAGGGCGAAAAGATGGCCACCAGCCTCGTGCGCGCCGATTGGGCTTATTTCCCGTCTCTCGCTTGGCGAACCGACGTGATCCGGCGCATCGGCTTCACTGAAGGATTGCACGTCGTGCAGGACCTCGCCCTCCTGCTCGATATCGCCGCTGAAAACGGATCAATGGTAGTTGACCCCACCTTGGCATTCCTCTACCGGCGCCACTCGGCGTCAGATTCATCAGTCAAGGCCTTGGACGGGCGGCGCTTTGATGAGGAGCGGGCGTTCTTTGAAGGGCAGGCGCGGCGGTTCCGCGAGCTTGGCTGGCAGCGGACGGCCCGGGCTGCGGCCTTCCATACGACGTCACGCCTGAACGCTGCCACCCTGGTGGCCCGTTCGCTGGCTGTTGGAAAAACGGACTCGCTGCCCCGGCTGCTGAAGCACGTTGTTTCCTAG
- a CDS encoding glycosyltransferase family 2 protein yields the protein MTPAEQALRTLVIMPAWNESEAIGNTVREVFEFGPACDVLVVDDGSRDNTAQVARAAGALVVQLPFNMGVGGAMRTGFKYAKMHGYDQVIQVDSDGQHDPRDIKAVLDGLREADIAIGARFADKGNYTVRGPRKWAMNVLAWTISKIAGTKLTDVTSGFRAANAKAIRQYVDHYPAEYLGDTIDSLVVAIRSGCTVRQVGVSMRERQGGTPSHDPVKAAIYLGRSAFALLFALTRKKNEPSSN from the coding sequence ATGACACCTGCGGAGCAAGCCCTGCGCACTCTGGTCATCATGCCGGCCTGGAACGAATCCGAGGCCATCGGCAACACGGTCCGGGAAGTCTTTGAATTCGGGCCCGCCTGCGATGTTCTGGTGGTGGACGACGGTTCCCGGGATAACACCGCACAGGTGGCCCGTGCAGCAGGCGCGCTGGTAGTGCAGCTTCCCTTCAACATGGGCGTGGGCGGTGCCATGCGTACCGGGTTCAAGTACGCGAAGATGCACGGATATGACCAGGTCATCCAAGTCGACTCGGACGGCCAGCACGATCCCCGCGACATCAAGGCAGTCCTTGACGGCCTTCGGGAAGCAGACATCGCCATTGGTGCCCGCTTCGCGGACAAAGGAAACTACACGGTCCGCGGTCCGCGCAAGTGGGCCATGAACGTCCTTGCCTGGACCATATCGAAGATCGCCGGGACCAAGCTGACCGACGTCACCTCGGGTTTCCGCGCTGCCAACGCGAAAGCCATCAGGCAATACGTTGACCACTACCCGGCGGAGTACCTTGGCGACACCATCGATTCCCTGGTTGTTGCGATCCGGTCCGGATGCACGGTACGCCAGGTTGGTGTCTCCATGCGGGAACGGCAGGGCGGAACGCCGAGCCACGACCCCGTCAAAGCTGCCATCTACCTGGGCCGGTCAGCTTTTGCCCTCCTCTTCGCTTTGACGCGCAAGAAGAACGAACCGTCATCCAACTAG
- a CDS encoding glycosyltransferase has protein sequence MTGTPSSPSLAAQTFAGSYGAVALAAYEPDEAMFARQLLSIQAQTHKEFVCLISVDGNVERVQGIVKRTCGDDDRFRVLGYDNRLGFHHNFERALKEVPAEARWVALSDQDDYWYPQKLTKLLPYLDDSALVTCQARVVSAEISMTDPDPAKGELTDRKNVGAADLFANNQVTGSLCAFRREVLDLALPFPSLAAPSQYHDHWIALCAMAGKGVRIEDLVLQDYVQHGGNVVGESSQSLVGSIRNTFRFVRRYEGNASARSICRIIYKTGLGWRTLMARTLLQRGQPAGQPFPADLTEALDVYAKPRTVRLVQLLAGGWRRRNVPMMRVLEILLGAVFRPWCR, from the coding sequence ATGACCGGTACGCCTTCCAGTCCGTCCTTAGCTGCCCAGACCTTCGCCGGATCATACGGAGCGGTGGCTCTGGCGGCCTATGAGCCTGATGAAGCGATGTTCGCGCGCCAGCTTTTGTCCATCCAGGCACAGACGCATAAGGAGTTCGTATGCCTTATCTCAGTTGACGGCAACGTCGAACGGGTTCAGGGCATCGTGAAGCGCACGTGCGGCGACGATGACCGTTTCCGCGTACTCGGATACGACAACAGGCTCGGGTTCCATCACAACTTTGAGCGGGCGCTGAAGGAAGTGCCGGCGGAGGCCCGCTGGGTTGCCCTCAGCGACCAGGATGACTACTGGTATCCCCAGAAGCTGACCAAGCTACTGCCGTATCTGGATGATTCCGCGCTTGTGACCTGCCAGGCGCGGGTAGTGTCAGCGGAAATTTCAATGACAGATCCCGATCCGGCCAAAGGCGAGTTGACCGACCGGAAGAATGTTGGCGCAGCCGACCTCTTCGCCAATAATCAAGTCACAGGCTCGCTGTGTGCCTTCCGCCGTGAGGTCCTCGACTTGGCGCTGCCTTTTCCATCTCTGGCCGCTCCCTCCCAGTACCACGACCACTGGATCGCACTTTGCGCCATGGCCGGAAAGGGCGTCAGGATCGAAGACTTGGTGCTGCAGGATTACGTCCAACATGGCGGCAACGTAGTTGGGGAATCGAGCCAGAGCCTTGTCGGCTCGATCCGGAACACCTTCCGGTTCGTCCGCCGCTACGAAGGCAATGCCTCAGCACGGAGTATCTGCAGGATCATTTACAAGACGGGGCTGGGCTGGCGGACGCTGATGGCACGTACGCTCCTGCAGCGTGGTCAGCCAGCGGGGCAACCCTTCCCGGCCGATCTGACGGAAGCCTTGGATGTATATGCCAAGCCCCGCACCGTACGGCTTGTGCAGCTTCTGGCCGGCGGTTGGCGGCGCCGGAACGTACCCATGATGAGGGTCCTGGAGATCCTGCTCGGCGCCGTTTTCAGACCTTGGTGCCGCTAG
- a CDS encoding glycosyltransferase family 2 protein codes for MSVAAVVVSFNRLDYLKKCLTALEEQTRPLDEIIVVENGSTDGSADYVRQNHPGITLFETGANLGGAGGFAWGLELALKHGHSLAWLMDDDAEPRRDALGPLVAAMESEPRPGFAAPLVEDETGAVVQGNLPAVSTDANAQLVARKLGGIALTHTTFVGALVDLKLSAAMPLPYADFFIWFDDVEYTKRLARTSFGIHVVEARMKHPNNAGKKDMGGRLYYYLRNQLWITRLSPRPWSLTQRPLFRLAELSVLALHQFKIAGNKRLWVSSTARGLAHGMFRTPAALQPGDLFATLPPEKRKQFGSRP; via the coding sequence ATGTCCGTAGCAGCCGTAGTTGTGTCCTTCAATAGACTGGATTATCTGAAGAAGTGCCTCACGGCATTGGAGGAGCAAACTCGGCCACTGGATGAGATCATCGTGGTCGAAAATGGCTCCACTGACGGCAGTGCCGATTACGTACGGCAAAACCATCCAGGCATCACACTCTTTGAAACCGGGGCGAATCTGGGTGGGGCCGGCGGATTCGCTTGGGGTCTTGAGCTTGCCTTGAAGCATGGGCACAGTCTCGCCTGGTTGATGGACGACGACGCCGAGCCCAGAAGGGATGCATTGGGGCCCCTCGTTGCTGCGATGGAGAGCGAACCGCGGCCGGGATTTGCCGCGCCGCTTGTTGAAGACGAGACCGGAGCGGTTGTCCAAGGGAACCTCCCAGCAGTGTCGACGGACGCCAATGCGCAGCTTGTCGCCCGGAAGCTGGGGGGCATTGCGCTGACGCACACCACGTTTGTAGGGGCCCTTGTCGATCTCAAGCTTTCGGCGGCCATGCCCCTTCCCTATGCAGACTTCTTCATTTGGTTTGACGACGTTGAGTACACCAAGCGCTTGGCCCGTACCTCCTTCGGCATCCACGTAGTCGAGGCGCGCATGAAGCACCCCAATAATGCCGGAAAAAAGGACATGGGCGGACGCCTTTACTACTACCTGCGAAACCAGTTGTGGATCACCCGCCTCAGCCCTCGGCCGTGGTCGCTTACTCAGCGTCCGCTCTTCAGGCTTGCGGAGTTGTCAGTACTGGCGCTCCATCAGTTCAAGATCGCTGGAAACAAGCGGCTCTGGGTCTCGAGCACCGCACGGGGCCTCGCCCACGGGATGTTCCGCACGCCCGCTGCGCTTCAGCCAGGCGACCTTTTCGCCACCCTGCCGCCCGAGAAGCGGAAGCAGTTTGGTTCCCGGCCCTAG
- a CDS encoding DUF6541 family protein, producing the protein MSWFDAVPQFLLAVVLLFIPGLAVGFAARLGAPRAVAAAPGVSVSVIGMAAIAAPFLGVTWSLLPVVAVTIGMAVVAFGASVLLRKRAKPVELAGEDRPRYWIVASLAAAAVAAFLIGRRLLNAIGSPESFSQTFDNVFHLNAVRYILDTGSGSSLTLNAMTGAGSYPAAWHDVVSLLVSAGGGEITSSVNAVNIVVAALVWPLGCIYLAQTIWGRRPAVSITAGVLSAAFGAFPISLLDFGVLYPNFLALALLPLVLALGVDALGLSAVSHGSRIMSLLLLLAVLPGMALAHPSAAMAWLALMLPPAFYVYVRVFAKTLRSRRGKGRVAASAALVLAFVAAVVLIRLLWDVVRPPAEAAFWPPVETTGQAIGELIASSAIGRPVAWAVMALTLLGIYATIRSGRKVWLLGTYLVAAALFAVVSSFPADDFRLSLTGIWYNDPPRLAALLPLVTIPLACRGAVEVWCWLSSALALAAGYLNKRRPGRTFEGATTTNRLRPAVLFTAAGIVMIVALAAATQRGNVSQAQASMAGSYRLSEDSPLVSTDELALIKRLPGEVPKDALMVGNPWNGSSLAYAFADRKLVQLHILSAVPQGAAPLLNGPVPSKDDPAVCPTVESLKIEYILDFGHREVHGRDSGYKGLDALIAAGLATLEDSQGEAKLYRLDLCPAP; encoded by the coding sequence TTGTCCTGGTTTGACGCAGTACCGCAGTTTCTCCTCGCAGTGGTTCTGCTGTTCATTCCGGGACTTGCCGTTGGCTTTGCTGCGCGGCTTGGCGCACCCCGGGCGGTCGCAGCAGCTCCGGGCGTAAGCGTCTCGGTCATCGGTATGGCGGCCATCGCCGCACCCTTCCTCGGAGTCACGTGGTCGCTGTTGCCGGTGGTGGCGGTAACCATTGGAATGGCAGTAGTAGCCTTTGGCGCTTCCGTTTTGCTTCGAAAGAGAGCCAAACCGGTTGAATTGGCTGGTGAGGACAGGCCGCGCTATTGGATCGTTGCATCTTTAGCGGCAGCGGCCGTGGCAGCATTCCTGATAGGGCGCAGGCTCCTGAACGCCATTGGCTCGCCTGAGTCGTTCTCGCAGACCTTCGATAACGTCTTCCACTTGAACGCGGTACGGTACATTCTCGACACCGGGTCCGGTTCGTCCCTTACCCTCAACGCCATGACAGGTGCGGGGTCGTATCCTGCCGCCTGGCACGACGTGGTGTCCCTGCTCGTGAGTGCCGGCGGTGGGGAAATAACCTCGTCAGTGAACGCCGTCAACATAGTCGTCGCCGCCCTGGTGTGGCCGCTCGGATGTATATATCTCGCGCAGACTATCTGGGGACGCCGTCCCGCGGTCAGCATCACGGCAGGCGTGCTGTCTGCCGCCTTTGGCGCGTTCCCCATCTCCCTGCTGGATTTCGGAGTCCTCTACCCGAATTTCCTGGCGCTGGCCCTGCTGCCCCTGGTATTGGCCCTGGGAGTGGATGCGCTTGGCCTGTCCGCCGTTTCGCACGGGTCCAGGATCATGAGCCTGCTGCTGTTGCTCGCGGTTCTACCCGGTATGGCCCTCGCCCACCCCAGTGCCGCCATGGCCTGGCTTGCTTTGATGTTGCCTCCCGCCTTCTATGTCTATGTCCGCGTTTTCGCTAAAACCCTTAGGTCCCGGAGGGGCAAGGGACGAGTGGCCGCTTCGGCTGCCCTGGTACTGGCTTTCGTTGCCGCCGTCGTACTGATCCGCCTTCTGTGGGACGTCGTGCGTCCCCCGGCGGAGGCTGCTTTCTGGCCACCGGTGGAGACGACGGGCCAGGCCATCGGGGAACTGATTGCCAGTTCGGCGATCGGACGCCCCGTTGCTTGGGCCGTCATGGCGCTGACGCTCCTTGGCATCTATGCGACCATCCGTTCCGGCCGCAAGGTATGGCTGCTGGGAACTTACCTGGTCGCGGCAGCTCTCTTCGCCGTCGTCAGTTCCTTTCCTGCGGATGACTTCCGGCTGTCTCTCACTGGTATCTGGTACAACGATCCGCCCCGCCTGGCCGCACTCCTGCCATTGGTGACAATCCCGCTGGCCTGCAGGGGCGCCGTCGAGGTCTGGTGCTGGTTGTCCTCAGCCCTGGCGCTGGCTGCCGGCTACCTGAACAAAAGGCGGCCTGGCCGAACCTTCGAGGGGGCAACCACGACGAACAGGCTGCGTCCCGCGGTTCTCTTCACCGCTGCTGGAATCGTCATGATTGTGGCATTGGCAGCGGCCACTCAACGCGGCAACGTCAGCCAGGCGCAAGCTTCGATGGCGGGATCCTATCGGTTGTCGGAGGATTCGCCGCTGGTCTCCACTGATGAGCTGGCGCTCATCAAACGCCTGCCCGGAGAAGTACCCAAGGATGCCCTTATGGTCGGGAATCCCTGGAACGGCAGCTCGCTCGCCTACGCCTTCGCTGACCGGAAGCTCGTCCAGCTGCACATCCTCAGTGCTGTTCCGCAAGGCGCGGCGCCGCTACTCAACGGGCCTGTTCCTTCCAAGGACGATCCCGCCGTGTGCCCCACAGTAGAAAGCCTGAAGATCGAGTACATCCTCGACTTCGGGCACCGTGAAGTACACGGCCGGGACAGTGGCTACAAAGGGCTGGACGCCCTCATAGCTGCAGGTTTGGCCACGTTGGAGGACTCACAGGGTGAAGCAAAGCTGTACAGGCTTGACCTGTGCCCTGCTCCCTAA
- a CDS encoding glycosyltransferase, which produces MTRQSDARVVAIISAFHPPEDLPERVLELNKQVAQTVVVDDGSDINRSSPVLQELEGMGCSVIRMPGNVGIAAALNAGIDLALKNWSPDFVLTLDQDSALDPGYVAAALETFAEAKAKGIEPGLVSAQSHNGLNVPLLTRRAEFPEAFDPLQSGALIPVSTLKSVGMMDERLFIDCVDSEFNLRVRSHGLATLIGKGCNMTHSLGHAQPMMLFGWHVTVLGIKRHVHSHAPFRVYYITRNSIYLWRQYGARFPGWLVRRLRFQMESDIFRLLYGANRKGQLRALARGCWDGWTGRLGKIDPSLQERISS; this is translated from the coding sequence GTGACGCGCCAGAGTGACGCCCGAGTGGTGGCCATTATTTCAGCATTCCACCCCCCTGAGGACTTGCCCGAGAGGGTCCTGGAGCTCAACAAGCAAGTGGCGCAGACCGTGGTGGTGGACGATGGTTCCGACATAAACCGCTCCAGCCCCGTATTGCAGGAGCTCGAAGGGATGGGCTGCTCAGTAATCCGGATGCCCGGAAATGTAGGCATTGCCGCCGCCCTCAACGCCGGCATCGATTTGGCGCTCAAAAACTGGTCCCCCGACTTTGTGTTGACCCTGGACCAGGACTCGGCGCTGGATCCCGGCTACGTCGCTGCGGCGCTGGAGACCTTTGCAGAAGCCAAGGCCAAGGGAATCGAGCCGGGGCTCGTCAGCGCCCAGTCGCACAATGGACTAAACGTTCCCCTGCTCACCCGACGGGCAGAGTTTCCCGAGGCGTTCGATCCCTTGCAGTCCGGCGCCCTGATACCCGTCTCCACCCTCAAGTCCGTTGGGATGATGGACGAGCGGCTCTTTATAGACTGCGTGGACTCGGAATTCAACCTGCGCGTACGGTCGCATGGCCTTGCGACTTTGATCGGAAAAGGCTGCAATATGACCCACTCACTCGGGCACGCACAGCCGATGATGTTGTTCGGGTGGCACGTAACGGTTTTGGGCATCAAACGGCACGTCCACTCGCATGCGCCGTTCCGGGTCTACTACATAACCCGGAACAGCATTTACCTGTGGCGCCAATACGGGGCGCGCTTTCCGGGCTGGCTGGTGCGGCGGCTCCGCTTCCAGATGGAAAGTGACATCTTCAGGCTGCTGTACGGCGCAAACCGCAAAGGCCAACTGCGCGCGCTCGCCCGGGGGTGCTGGGATGGCTGGACCGGACGGCTTGGGAAAATCGATCCTTCGCTGCAGGAACGGATCAGTTCATGA
- a CDS encoding ABC transporter permease: protein MSAIASGELTTPGLGGGLRDIRQSGFLLKLLVRKELKVRYRGSVLGLLWSYVKPGVQFIVFYVALGVFLGLERSARNPEGLSNYAVYLFSGIVLINFFTEALGNAARSIVNNGNLIKKIYLPRELFPVASVWVSAVHFFPQLVVLVIGCVLAGWHPNLIQLLAAVAGFVIVALLATGLGLLFGAANVYFRDSENLVDMLLMVATWASPVMYAWSMVHDKLGAGWFAVYQANPITIGVELFHYAFWFPTTDGSVAMPPNLFSLWLFVGLGVAVAILLLGQFTFRRLEGRFAQEL from the coding sequence GTGAGCGCAATCGCATCCGGTGAGCTGACCACTCCCGGGCTGGGCGGTGGGTTGCGGGACATCAGGCAGTCCGGCTTCCTGCTCAAGCTGCTGGTCCGCAAGGAACTCAAGGTGCGTTACCGGGGCTCCGTGCTGGGCCTGCTGTGGTCGTACGTGAAGCCCGGGGTGCAGTTCATTGTCTTCTACGTGGCCTTGGGGGTTTTCCTCGGCCTTGAGCGGAGTGCACGGAACCCGGAAGGGCTCTCAAACTACGCGGTCTACCTGTTCTCCGGCATTGTCCTGATTAACTTCTTTACCGAGGCTTTGGGCAACGCCGCGCGGTCGATAGTCAATAACGGAAACCTCATCAAGAAGATCTACCTTCCGCGCGAGCTCTTTCCCGTTGCTTCCGTCTGGGTCTCGGCTGTGCACTTCTTCCCGCAGCTGGTGGTGCTGGTCATCGGGTGTGTCCTGGCCGGCTGGCATCCCAACCTCATTCAACTGCTGGCTGCGGTTGCGGGTTTCGTTATCGTGGCTCTGCTTGCCACGGGACTAGGTCTCTTGTTCGGGGCTGCCAACGTCTATTTCCGGGATTCGGAAAACCTGGTGGATATGCTCCTGATGGTTGCCACCTGGGCTTCCCCTGTGATGTATGCGTGGTCCATGGTCCACGACAAGCTTGGTGCGGGGTGGTTCGCCGTCTACCAAGCAAACCCGATCACTATTGGGGTGGAGCTTTTTCATTATGCGTTCTGGTTCCCCACAACGGACGGATCCGTGGCCATGCCCCCGAATCTTTTCAGTCTTTGGCTGTTTGTTGGGCTGGGCGTGGCGGTGGCCATCCTCCTCTTGGGCCAATTCACCTTCCGGCGCCTTGAGGGCCGTTTCGCGCAGGAGCTATAA
- a CDS encoding lipopolysaccharide biosynthesis protein — protein sequence MKAIMAALFRMGTFALTVGAGTVVGLLAIPIITRVVGADAWAVQVLVQSLATLFGVVVAFGWGTIGPGLVASHDRRDRPQLFLDSLITRTYLLLVAAPVMMIVLAVLRPREAVFVSIASAAYLMPFVGASWYFVGEGKPMRLFLFDALPQLLGTVAGVGVLVMTGDFTLLVITQLVFNICAVVISSRVILRDGSGQLAPNFSLRNSLRQMAQQRHGVITAATGSFYVNLPMVAVNMIIPAQLASYAIADRLFRFSVTAFSPILQFVQGWIPEGGAGSTTHRIRRAAQFAPLLGIVGGSVLAAAGPWAAQLLVPGPTNFGYNLSIPVGTSFAAVAVSQVIGLACLVPIGKARELARSTLVGAVLGTPLILLGAAYFGVAGVIWGMAISEVAVAAFQVYVLRRYLRA from the coding sequence ATGAAGGCAATCATGGCCGCCCTGTTTCGCATGGGTACCTTCGCTCTCACCGTTGGAGCAGGAACTGTCGTTGGACTTCTCGCGATTCCAATCATCACGAGAGTGGTGGGTGCCGATGCGTGGGCGGTGCAGGTTCTCGTGCAATCGCTCGCAACCCTGTTTGGTGTAGTCGTTGCTTTCGGCTGGGGAACAATAGGTCCGGGTCTTGTAGCCTCCCATGACCGCAGGGACCGGCCGCAGCTTTTTTTGGACTCCCTAATCACCCGCACGTACCTGCTGCTCGTGGCTGCTCCTGTCATGATGATCGTCTTGGCAGTGCTGCGGCCCCGGGAAGCTGTGTTTGTTTCTATCGCTTCAGCCGCCTACCTCATGCCATTCGTCGGGGCTTCCTGGTACTTTGTCGGCGAGGGCAAGCCCATGAGACTGTTCCTGTTTGATGCCCTCCCCCAGTTGCTCGGCACGGTGGCAGGCGTGGGCGTTCTGGTGATGACCGGGGATTTCACGTTACTGGTCATCACGCAACTGGTCTTCAACATTTGTGCCGTTGTGATTAGTTCCCGCGTGATACTTCGGGACGGTAGCGGCCAACTGGCGCCCAACTTTTCTTTGCGGAACTCTCTCCGGCAAATGGCGCAGCAACGTCATGGGGTCATCACGGCAGCCACTGGAAGCTTTTACGTCAACTTGCCCATGGTGGCGGTGAATATGATCATTCCCGCGCAATTGGCGAGCTACGCCATCGCAGACCGTCTCTTCCGCTTCTCGGTCACCGCGTTCTCACCCATTCTGCAATTCGTTCAAGGCTGGATCCCCGAGGGGGGTGCTGGCTCCACTACCCATAGGATCAGGAGGGCAGCACAATTTGCCCCGCTACTGGGGATTGTCGGGGGTTCAGTTCTCGCGGCGGCGGGACCTTGGGCGGCCCAACTCCTTGTCCCTGGACCGACCAATTTCGGTTATAACCTGAGTATTCCCGTTGGTACTAGTTTTGCTGCAGTTGCCGTGTCACAAGTCATTGGGCTTGCATGCCTGGTACCCATTGGCAAGGCCAGGGAGTTGGCGAGGTCCACTTTGGTCGGGGCTGTCCTTGGTACCCCCTTGATCCTGTTGGGAGCAGCATACTTTGGTGTGGCCGGGGTGATTTGGGGTATGGCGATTTCAGAAGTGGCGGTCGCCGCTTTCCAGGTGTACGTGCTCCGGCGTTATCTTCGTGCATAA